From Rhizophagus irregularis chromosome 9, complete sequence, the proteins below share one genomic window:
- a CDS encoding Methionine aminopeptidase 1, whose protein sequence is MLKMSEVQQCQGAGCTKEAKLQCPTCLKLNISGSFFCSQDCFKKNWPTHKSVHQTLYIPNFPYTGTLRALYPLSPRRQVPPHIERPDYADHPQGISKSEKTAKAKAFIKVLNKEEIEGVRTVCKLAREVLDIGAATVKPGVTTDEIDRVIHEATIERDSYPSPLNYYEFPKSCCISVNEVICHGIPDRRELVKGDIVNLDVSLYHKGFHADLNETYPVGIIDEESMKLIKTAKDCLDKAIDCVKPGFLYRDLGAVIEKNAKANNCSVARTYCGHGIHRLFHCAPNIPHYAKNKAIGTMKPGHCFTIEPMINLGTYHDRHWPDNWTAVTEDGKRSAQFEHTLLVTETGVEILTAGKNERRFVPDPNTVLNNTGIKSL, encoded by the exons atgttgaaaatgagTGAAGTACAACAATGTCAAGGAGCTGGCTGTACAAAAGAAGCAAAATTACAATGTCCAACATGtttaaaactaaatatttcagGGTCTTTCTTTTGTTCACAGGATTGCTTCAAGAAAAATTGG CCTACACATAAATCGGTACATCAAACTTTATATATACCTAATTTTCCATATACTGGAACTTTACGTGCATTATACCCTTTATCTCCAAGAAGACAAGTTCCTCCACATATAGAAAGACCGGATTATGCCGATCATCCCCAAG gCATTTCAAAGTCTGAAAAGACTGCAAAGGCTAAAGCATTCATAAAAGTGTTgaataaagaagaaattgaagGGGTGCGAACAGTTTGCAAg CTTGCACGCGAAGTTTTAGATATTGGCGCCGCTACAGTAAAACCTGGCGTAACAACCGACGAGATTGATCGAGTTATTCATGAAGCTACTATCGAGCGTGACTCGTATCCGTCGCCTTTGAATTACTATGAATTTCCGAAATCCTGTtgcat TTCAGTGAATGAAG TTATTTGTCATGGAATTCCGGATCGGCGAGAACTAGTGAAGGGAGATATTGTTAATCTGGATGTGTCTTTATATCATAAAGGATTTCATGCAGatttaaatgaaacttatcCGGTTGGAATTATCGATGAAGAAAGTATGAAGTTGATCAAGACTGCAAAAGATTGTTTAGATAAGGCCATCGATTGTGTGAAACCAGGATTTTTGTATCGTGATCTTGGAGcagttattgaaaaaaatgccaaGGCGAATAATTGCTCTGTTGCCCGTACTTATTGTGGCCATGGCATTCATAG attatttCACTGTGCACCAAATATTCCTCATTATGCGA aaaataaagCCATCGGAACGATGAAACCTGGACACTGTTTTACGATCGAGCCAATGATAAATCTTG GTACATATCATGACAGACATTGGCCAGATAATTGGACAGCAGTAACTGAAGATGGAAAACGTAGTGCACAATTTGAGCACACTTTATTAGTAACAGAAACGGGAGTTGAAATTTTAACGGCTGGCAAAAATGAAAGACGATTTGTTCCTGATCCGAATACGGTGTTAAATAATACAGgaattaaaagtttatag